One Cloacibacillus sp. genomic window carries:
- a CDS encoding DMT family transporter — protein sequence MTYIKGVVFVILATLCWGSGSPIAKLMVAADIHVISVLIIRNVLVASILGVWLYCIKKEDLVSVFRNDMKFYGSVSFFSIMCNTGGYAMSLIYLSTSEAIILHYTFPLFTMVISLWAAHEKPVLLDFIAGTLVIVGVYIGVACESYGNRSGISIAGVLWGLLSVSGISLLVITTREKAKKGDVDQCKILFYGNLFGGFGLFICKSFFLGWDDIGNLTFFYLTVTMLQAVMSTLLAYALFYASFNCIPATLVSILSAFEIVVVFLLSAAIVGTFPTLHEIIGGLLIIIAIIGSTIKGTSKPI from the coding sequence ATGACATATATTAAGGGTGTAGTTTTTGTGATTCTAGCCACACTATGCTGGGGAAGCGGTAGCCCTATAGCTAAATTGATGGTAGCGGCGGATATTCATGTCATTTCGGTCCTCATCATCAGGAATGTACTTGTTGCGTCCATTCTCGGAGTATGGCTTTATTGCATCAAGAAAGAGGACCTTGTGTCTGTGTTCAGGAACGATATGAAATTTTATGGGAGTGTATCCTTCTTTTCAATTATGTGCAACACAGGGGGGTATGCGATGTCATTGATTTACCTTTCAACTTCGGAAGCAATAATATTACATTATACCTTTCCATTGTTTACCATGGTTATTTCCCTGTGGGCGGCCCATGAAAAGCCGGTCCTGCTTGATTTTATAGCTGGCACATTAGTAATTGTGGGCGTCTATATTGGAGTAGCTTGCGAAAGTTATGGAAATAGGTCTGGAATATCGATTGCTGGCGTCCTTTGGGGGTTGTTGTCCGTCTCCGGAATCAGTCTGCTAGTGATTACAACAAGGGAAAAGGCCAAAAAAGGAGATGTTGACCAGTGCAAAATTTTATTTTATGGCAATTTATTCGGTGGGTTTGGGTTGTTCATCTGCAAGTCGTTTTTTTTAGGCTGGGATGATATCGGCAATTTAACCTTTTTTTATTTAACAGTGACCATGCTTCAAGCCGTGATGAGCACTTTGCTTGCATACGCTCTATTCTATGCTTCATTTAATTGCATCCCGGCTACTTTAGTAAGTATACTCTCCGCATTTGAGATAGTCGTCGTCTTTTTGCTCAGCGCCGCGATAGTTGGCACATTTCCAACCTTGCATGAGATAATTGGCGGCCTGTTGATTATTATTGCCATCATAGGCTCCACTATAAAGGGAACGAGCAAACCGATATAA